Proteins from one Triticum aestivum cultivar Chinese Spring chromosome 7A, IWGSC CS RefSeq v2.1, whole genome shotgun sequence genomic window:
- the LOC123152286 gene encoding ABC transporter G family member 45 produces the protein MEQSWEAEQAPPASGVSARPPPPLTHEDNRGFLQMLREKKERLGVDAAKVEVRFEELTVEADVRVGRRALPTLLNCAVNAAQELATSSHMCTTRKKPIKIINGASGTIRPSRMTLLLGAPGSGKTTFLKALAGKLDSSLKLKGKVMYNGEEVNSSTPQYLHAYISQYDLHHAEMTVRETIDFSSKMLGTNNEFEMLGEAIRRKKGVINKVDQDLDSFIKATTFGEGSNLTTNYIIKILGLSECADTLVGDEMRRGISGGQKKRATIGEMLVGLARCFFMDDISTGLDSSTTYEIVKFLQQMAHLMDLTVVISLLQPPPETLELFDDIILLCEGQIVYHGPRENATGFFEIMGFKCPSRKNVADFLQEVTSKMDQKQYWIGDENKYQYRSIEKFAESFRSSYLPQPAKDDLCKTNNTGKRKEIITSATRRISRWNIFKACFSREVLLLKRNSPLHIFKTVQITVMALVISTVFLRTNMNHKTVLDANKYMGSLFMAVVIVNFNGMTEIGMTIKRLPTFYKQRELLALPGWALLSSVFLISLPMSLLETGLWTSLTYYVIGYAPSFLRFIQQFLVLFAMHQMSMGLYRFLAAIGRTQVMANMLGTAALIAIYIFGGFVISKDNLQPWLQWGYWTSPFTYAQNAVALNEFLDERWAIEFYYANAKTVGEAILKIRGLLTEWHWYWICVGILFGFSLVLNILTIFALEFMNSPHKHQVNIDSTKTKTECKKQKVGTRNASTGQVALPFQPLSLVFDHINYFVDMPKEMIKYGVTEKKLQLLQDVSGVFRPGVLTALMGITGAGKTTLLDILAGRKTGGYIEGTIRIAGYPKKQDTFSRISGYCEQSDIHSPNLTVHESLQFSAWLRLPSNVNSRQRDMFIDEVMDLVELTGLKNAMVGIAGATGLSAEQRKRLTIAVELVASPSIIFMDEPTTGLDARAAAIVMRTVRKTVDTGRTVVCTIHQPSIGIFESFDELLLMKRGGQIIYSGSLGPLSSNMIKYFEAIPGVPRIKEGQNPAAWVLDISSHITEYVTGVDYAEIYRSSSLYRENMLLIEELGQPAPNTVDLHFPPGYWQNFRAQCMACLWKQRCAYWKNSEHNVVRFLNTFAVSIMFGIVFWKIGSTIKREQDVFNILGVVYGSALFLGFMNCSILQPVVAMERVVLYREKAAGMYCTLAYAIAQMAIELPYMLVQVLIFASIVYPMIGFEMTAVKFFWFVLYMVLSFMYYTLYGMMTVALTPNLEIAAGLSFLIFIFWNVFSGFIIGRELIPIWWRWVYWANPAAWTVYGLMFSQLGDRTELIRVPGQPDQTVREFLEGYLGLENRYFNLVTCLHLAIIALFAFLFFIFIKHLKFQRR, from the exons atggagcaGAGCTGGGAGGCCGAGCAGGCGCCGCCGGCGTCGGGGGTgagcgccaggccgccgccgccgctcacccATGAGGACAACCGCGGCTTCCTCCAGATGCTCCGCGAGAAGAAGGAAAG GCTGGGGGTCGACGCCGCCAAGGTGGAGGTGCGCTTCGAGGAGCTCACCGTGGAGGCCGACGTGCGCGTGGGCCGCCGCGCGCTGCCCACGCTGCTCAACTGCGCCGTCAACGCCGCCCAG GAATTGGCAACATCTTCACACATGTGTACCACAAGGAAAAAACCTATCAAAATTATAAATGGAGCAAGCGGGACAATTCGTCCATCACG GATGACACTTCTTCTAGGAGCACCTGGTTCTGGGAAAACTACTTTTTTAAAAGCATTGGCAGGAAAGTTGGATTCTTCTTTGAAG CTCAAAGGAAAGGTCATGTACAATGGAGAAGAAGTGAATTCCTCAACACCTCAATACCTGCATGCCTACATTAGCCAGTATGATCTTCATCATGCTGAGATGACCGTCAGAGAGACGATTGATTTCTCTTCCAAGATGTTGGGAACCAATAATGAATTTG AGATGCTGGGAGAAGCAATAAGAAGGAAAAAGGGTGTCATCAACAAAGTGGACCAAGATCTTGACTCGTTTATTAAG GCTACCACCTTCGGAGAAGGAAGCAACCTTACAACAAACTATATTATCAAG ATACTTGGTTTGTCCGAGTGTGCAGATACCCTAGTGGGGGATGAGATGAGAAGAGGCATATCAGGAGGACAAAAAAAGAGAGCCACGATTG GAGAGATGCTAGTTGGTCTAGCAAGATGCTTCTTTATGGATGACATATCAACAGGTCTAGATAGCTCCACCACATACGAGATCGTAAAGTTTCTCCAACAAATGGCTCATCTGATGGATCTCACTGTGGTTATTTCCTTGCTTCAACCACCTCCTGAGACGTTGGAATTATTTGACGACATAATCCTTTTATGCGAGGGGCAAATTGTATATCATGGTCCTCGAGAAAATGCTACTGGTTTCTTTGAAATTATGGGATTCAAATGCCCCAGCAGGAAGAATGTAGCTGATTTCCTTCAAGAG GTAACCTCGAAGATGGATCAAAAGCAATACTGGATTGGTGATGAAAATAAGTATCAATACCGGTCAATCGAAAAATTTGCAGAATCTTTTCGTTCATCCTATCTCCCACAACCTGCGAAAGACGATCTCTGCAAGACAAACAATACAGGAAAGAGAAAGGAGATTATAACAAGTGCAACTCGCAGGATCTCTAGATGGAATATTTTCAAGGCATGCTTTTCAAGGGAAGTATTGCTTCTTAAAAGAAACTCCCCACTTCATATATTTAAGACTGTACAGATAACTGTTATGGCTTTGGTGATCTCAACGGTTTTCCTTCGAACAAATATGAACCATAAAACTGTACTCGATGCCAATAAGTACATGGGATCACTCTTTATGGCTGTTGTGATAGTAAACTTCAATGGCATGACTGAAATTGGAATGACAATAAAGCGACTCCCCACTTTCTACAAGCAAAGAGAGTTACTAGCATTGCCAGGATGGGCACTTCTTTCTTCGGTATTCCTTATCAGCCTCCCAATGTCACTTCTAGAGACAGGTCTGTGGACCAGCTTAACCTACTATGTGATTGGCTACGCACCTTCCTTTCTCAG ATTCATCCAGCAGTTTTTGGTACTTTTTGCCATGCATCAAATGTCAATGGGCCTCTATCGTTTCTTAGCGGCAATAGGAAGGACGCAAGTAATGGCCAACATGCTAGGCACTGCAGCTCTCATAGCAATCTACATATTTGGAGGCTTTGTCATATCAAAAG ATAACCTCCAACCATGGTTGCAGTGGGGATACTGGACATCCCCATTCACCTATGCACAGAATGCTGTTGCCCTAAATGAGTTCCTTGATGAAAGATGGGCTATT GAATTTTACTATGCAAATGCTAAAACAGTTGGTGAAGCTATCCTCAAGATCAGGGGGTTGCTCACAGAGTGGCATTGGTACTGGATTTGTGTCGGCATTTTATTTGGATTCTCGCTGGTCCTCAACATCCTCACTATATTTGCACTAGAGTTCATGAACT CTCCACACAAGCATCAAGTTAATATCGATTCCACGAAGACAAAAACGGAGTGTAAGAAACAAAAAGTTGGAACTCGCAATGCATCAACTGGTCAAGTTGCCCTCCCGTTTCAGCCTCTTTCCCTTGTATTTGATCATATCAACTATTTTGTTGACATGCCTAAG GAAATGATTAAGTATGGAGTAACAGAGAAAAAGCTTCAACTGCTGCAAGATGTCAGCGGTGTTTTCAGGCCAGGGGTGTTAACAGCTCTGATGGGGATCACTGGTGCTGGAAAGACAACATTGCTCGACATTTTGGCTGGAAGAAAAACTGGAGGATATATTGAAGGTACTATTAGGATAGCAGGATACCCAAAGAAGCAGGACACATTCTCAAGGATCTCGGGCTACTGTGAACAGAGTGACATTCACTCCCCTAACCTCACTGTGCATGAGTCACTACAGTTCTCAGCATGGCTTCGACTTCCTTCGAACGTTAACTCTCGCCAAAGAGAT ATGTTtatagatgaagtaatggacctAGTTGAATTGACTGGACTGAAGAATGCCATGGTGGGAATAGCAGGAGCAACTGGCCTGTCAGCTGAGCAGCGAAAAAGGCTAACAATAGCAGTGGAGCTGGTAGCTAGTCCTTCCATTATATTCATGGACGAGCCAACCACTGGCTTGGATGCCCGTGCTGCAGCAATTGTGATGAGAACAGTAAGAAAGACAGTAGACACTGGACGAACTGTAGTCTGCACAATTCATCAACCAAGCATTGGGATATTTGAATCTTTTGATGAg CTTTTGCTTATGAAAAGAGGTGGTCAAATCATATACAGTGGTTCATTAGGTCCGCTATCTAGCAACATGATCAAGTATTTCGAG GCTATACCTGGTGTTCCTAGAATAAAAGAGGGACAAAACCCAGCAGCATGGGTGTTGGATATAAGTTCACACATAACAGAATATGTGACTGGAGTGGACTATGCAGAAATTTACCGGAGCTCCTCCCTGTACAG GGAGAACATGCTTCTAATTGAAGAGCTGGGCCAACCAGCGCCAAACACCGTGGATCTACATTTTCCCCCAGGATATTGGCAGAACTTTAGGGCGCAGTGCATGGCTTGCCTGTGGAAACAAAGATGTGCATACTGGAAAAACTCAGAACACAATGTTGTTCGGTTCCTAAACACGTTTGCTGTATCAATTATGTTTGGAATTGTATTCTGGAAAATTGGCTCAACCAT AAAACGGGAGCAAGATGTATTCAACATACTAGGGGTTGTATATGGATCAGCACTGTTTCTGGGCTTCATGAATTGCAGCATCTTACAGCCAGTTGTGGCAATGGAGAGAGTTGTTCTTTACCGAGAAAAGGCAGCAGGCATGTACTGTACCTTGGCCTATGCCATAGCTCAG ATGGCAATTGAATTGCCTTACATGCTTGTCCAAGTGCTCATCTTCGCATCAATCGTATACCCAATGATTGGGTTCGAGATGACAGCCGTCAAGTTCTTTTGGTTTGTTCTTTACATGGTGCTAAGCTTCATGTACTACACACTCTACGGGATGATGACAGTCGCATTAACACCTAACCTTGAGATAGCTGCCGGATTGTCCTTCCTTATCTTCATCTTTTGGAACGTCTTCTCCGGCTTCATCATTGGGAGAGAG CTGATCCCGATATGGTGGAGGTGGGTGTACTGGGCTAACCCAGCAGCATGGACAGTGTACGGGCTCATGTTCTCACAGCTGGGCGACCGGACAGAACTGATCCGTGTGCCGGGGCAACCGGACCAGACGGTGCGTGAGTTCCTCGAGGGCTACCTTGGCCTCGAGAACCGCTACTTCAACCTTGTCACATGCCTGCACCTGGCCATCATCGCCCTGTTcgccttcctcttcttcatcttcatcaagCACCTAAAGTTCCAGCGGAGGTAG